A window of the Tunturibacter empetritectus genome harbors these coding sequences:
- a CDS encoding rhodanese-like domain-containing protein — MSLTTIAVVVVCVLVLGFFVRRILARREIREKSIEPEALYALLKAKKTLLYDVRQPLDFLAHPEIIPGATRIAPKDIADQTAHFSRDQNSVIYCTGGDEETSQMVLGKARALNFTRVKLLRGGIAAWKEKGYPVEAYTESFHLDTAT, encoded by the coding sequence ATGAGTTTGACTACTATTGCTGTTGTGGTGGTTTGCGTGTTGGTCCTTGGGTTTTTCGTGCGGCGGATTCTTGCCAGACGCGAGATTCGCGAGAAGAGCATTGAGCCTGAAGCTTTGTATGCGCTGCTAAAGGCGAAGAAGACTCTGCTCTACGATGTGCGCCAGCCGCTGGACTTTCTGGCGCATCCGGAGATTATTCCTGGCGCTACGCGGATCGCACCGAAGGATATTGCTGATCAGACAGCTCATTTCTCGCGTGATCAGAACTCGGTGATCTACTGCACGGGCGGCGACGAGGAGACCAGCCAGATGGTGCTGGGCAAGGCTCGTGCGCTGAACTTTACGCGGGTGAAGCTGCTGCGGGGCGGGATTGCGGCGTGGAAGGAAAAGGGCTATCCGGTGGAGGCTTACACGGAGTCCTTCCATCTGGATACGGCAACGTAG
- a CDS encoding DUF2461 domain-containing protein, producing the protein MGTQFSNEALKFLRGLKKNNDREWFGERKHIYEKQLKEPMLALISEVNEAMAEFSPEHLRPANKILMRIYRDIRFSKDKRPYKHHVSAWWARDGLQKTSGGGFYLQVSSTEVLIAAGVYMPEREQLLAIRRYLVDHHLEFRKITAGKKLRSLMQETETLSLTRPPKGFAAEDPAIDLIMCRQWGLSATLPVERATSPGLLKDVVERFKVAAPLIRLLNTPLIGKPKRPMF; encoded by the coding sequence ATGGGGACACAGTTTTCGAATGAGGCTTTGAAGTTTTTGCGGGGGCTGAAGAAGAACAACGACCGCGAGTGGTTTGGAGAACGGAAACATATCTACGAGAAGCAGCTGAAGGAGCCGATGCTGGCGCTGATCAGCGAGGTAAATGAGGCGATGGCGGAGTTTTCGCCCGAGCACCTGCGGCCAGCGAACAAGATCCTGATGCGGATCTACCGGGACATTCGCTTCAGCAAGGACAAGCGGCCTTACAAGCATCATGTTTCGGCGTGGTGGGCGAGGGATGGTCTTCAGAAGACCTCGGGGGGCGGGTTCTATCTGCAGGTGAGTTCGACCGAGGTGTTGATAGCTGCCGGGGTATATATGCCGGAGCGGGAGCAGCTGCTGGCCATACGGCGATACCTGGTGGATCATCATCTGGAGTTCCGCAAGATTACGGCGGGGAAGAAGCTGCGGTCGCTGATGCAGGAGACCGAGACGCTTTCGCTGACGCGGCCGCCGAAGGGATTTGCTGCGGAGGATCCTGCGATTGATTTGATTATGTGCAGGCAGTGGGGATTGTCGGCTACTCTGCCGGTGGAGCGGGCTACTTCGCCCGGGCTGCTGAAGGATGTGGTGGAGCGGTTCAAGGTGGCTGCGCCTTTAATCAGGCTGCTTAATACTCCGCTGATTGGTAAGCCTAAGCGGCCTATGTTTTAA
- a CDS encoding PEP-CTERM sorting domain-containing protein codes for MNSLKLTTLALGFLLPAAAFATPVCPNLGFATGCTTVITVNSAGTLTAGAGPSPSPNYDGSDDQLVGFYNNSSLTISSINLNGGAGNPIFGFDGDGITTFGDPGNKSDTTGYGGPDSNFSNISLDLTKGTVNFVTAIAPGGFTYFALEDAFSASTPITGTVGGGGTGVTPEPSTLLLLGTGLVGVAASVRRRLFN; via the coding sequence ATGAACAGCCTAAAACTCACAACTCTTGCACTGGGGTTTTTGCTCCCAGCTGCCGCATTCGCCACACCGGTCTGCCCAAACCTTGGGTTTGCTACCGGCTGCACTACGGTGATCACTGTAAATTCAGCTGGAACTCTCACGGCGGGGGCGGGCCCGAGCCCTTCTCCAAACTATGACGGGTCCGACGACCAGCTTGTCGGGTTCTACAATAACTCGTCTTTGACCATCAGCAGCATCAACCTCAATGGCGGGGCAGGCAATCCGATCTTCGGATTTGATGGAGACGGCATCACCACATTTGGGGATCCAGGCAATAAGTCGGATACCACAGGCTACGGTGGTCCCGACTCTAACTTCTCGAACATATCGCTGGACCTGACAAAAGGCACGGTTAATTTCGTCACTGCTATTGCCCCGGGCGGGTTCACCTACTTTGCTTTGGAAGATGCGTTTTCAGCAAGCACTCCGATCACTGGTACGGTTGGCGGCGGTGGAACCGGCGTCACTCCGGAACCAAGCACGCTGCTTCTTTTGGGAACCGGGTTAGTGGGTGTAGCAGCGAGCGTTCGGCGCCGCCTCTTTAACTAG
- the mnmE gene encoding tRNA uridine-5-carboxymethylaminomethyl(34) synthesis GTPase MnmE, translated as MRDSNSNSGFFSEDTIVAISTPPGRGGIGIVRLSGPAARTIAEPLLKLRHPLAPGQARFAEVLDSTGEILDEAVVTYFQSPHSYTSEDVVEIAAHGSPVLLDQLLRQCAANGARLAEPGEFTQRAFLSGRLDLTQAEAVHDLIESTTLHQARIAAQQLGGSLSRQITPIKQQLISLIAAMEAGIDFAEDDIDLLPQAQIITQIAAIEAPLTALEHSFSYGRIVREGFSMAIVGRPNVGKSSLFNCLVERDRAIVTASPGTTRDLVTERVSLDGIPVELIDTAGLRDSADEAESIGIQKSREAMSEADIVLLVLDATAAPHEEDKATAAALVGRPSLIVYNKQDLEHSQSQTWEGALQVVGTSALMGSGIPELRRAILSLMTKVVSNIETAVLTNRRQQQSISDALQALNQARRAAAEIIPHEMILLDLYEALRALDAFTGSTTTDDILNLIFTKFCIGK; from the coding sequence GTGCGCGACTCCAACTCCAACTCCGGCTTTTTCTCTGAAGACACCATCGTAGCCATCTCCACACCACCCGGCCGCGGCGGCATCGGCATCGTCCGCCTCTCCGGCCCCGCCGCCCGCACCATCGCCGAACCCCTCCTCAAACTCCGCCATCCCCTCGCCCCTGGTCAGGCGCGCTTCGCAGAGGTCCTTGATTCCACAGGGGAAATCCTCGACGAAGCTGTCGTCACCTACTTCCAGTCCCCCCACTCCTACACCTCTGAAGACGTAGTAGAGATAGCCGCCCACGGCTCCCCCGTCCTCCTCGATCAGCTCCTCCGCCAATGCGCCGCCAACGGTGCCCGCCTCGCCGAACCCGGCGAATTCACCCAGCGAGCCTTCCTCTCCGGCCGCCTTGACCTCACCCAGGCCGAAGCCGTCCACGACCTCATCGAATCCACCACCCTCCACCAGGCCCGCATCGCCGCTCAGCAGCTTGGCGGCTCCCTCTCCCGCCAGATAACTCCAATAAAACAACAACTTATAAGCCTCATCGCCGCAATGGAAGCTGGCATCGACTTCGCCGAAGACGACATCGACCTCCTGCCCCAAGCCCAAATCATCACCCAAATCGCAGCAATCGAAGCCCCCCTGACCGCGCTCGAACACTCCTTTTCCTACGGCCGCATCGTTCGCGAAGGCTTCTCCATGGCCATCGTTGGTCGCCCCAACGTCGGTAAATCTTCTCTTTTCAACTGTCTGGTCGAACGCGATCGCGCCATCGTCACCGCCTCACCGGGTACAACCCGAGACCTGGTCACAGAACGCGTCTCCCTCGACGGCATTCCAGTAGAACTCATCGACACCGCAGGTCTGCGCGACTCCGCTGATGAGGCCGAGTCAATCGGCATCCAGAAATCTCGTGAAGCCATGTCAGAAGCCGACATAGTGCTTCTCGTCCTCGATGCCACCGCTGCGCCCCACGAAGAAGATAAAGCAACGGCAGCTGCTTTAGTGGGCCGCCCTTCCCTTATTGTTTACAACAAGCAAGACCTCGAACACTCGCAATCGCAGACCTGGGAAGGTGCTCTTCAAGTGGTTGGGACGTCCGCTCTCATGGGATCGGGTATCCCAGAGTTGCGTCGCGCAATCCTGTCACTAATGACAAAAGTGGTCTCCAACATTGAAACCGCAGTTCTAACAAACCGACGGCAACAGCAATCAATTTCGGATGCGTTGCAAGCTCTTAATCAAGCACGACGTGCCGCAGCCGAAATCATCCCTCACGAGATGATCCTCCTCGATCTCTACGAAGCTCTCCGCGCTCTCGATGCCTTTACTGGCTCTACAACGACCGATGACATCCTGAACCTCATCTTCACCAAGTTCTGCATCGGCAAATAA
- a CDS encoding GGDEF domain-containing protein: MPSTSIHELAIQQIERLSRRGFQRLALPVPLENAFEQSTLARRSERLWLEGLVAIGLFNAYVLVDHLLQGGRSWLPLQLRLCIVTPLALLINLTMRWSPNKIYRETSIAGASCLIGVVHLYLESNKNAASSAYAQVGLIVAVIFVNVVMRLQFFYALSASVVMLASDLIFIKHDHFLNSSEKLLGITLAVCAISMTVIANYSTGREERLGFLMRLRSEIQSKELSFLNVELQRISSIDSLTGLANRHAYELQFAKLWSGAVSSGTCLSAIVIDIDHFKLTNDTRGHLYGDRVLVRVASLLLQGLRCKDDFAARFGGEEFVVLLPGTTEEGAAIVAERIRKLVEVAGSPALPEPGSHPRLSTVSCGGASCYPSAASCKEDLLEAADKALYQAKALGRNRVCWGELAIRQNQPSSSSRRHRISVMSDPLPLTRID; encoded by the coding sequence ATGCCGAGCACTTCCATTCACGAGCTTGCGATTCAGCAGATCGAGCGGCTTTCACGACGAGGTTTTCAGAGATTGGCGCTGCCGGTTCCTCTTGAAAACGCCTTCGAGCAGTCGACGCTCGCTCGCCGATCCGAACGTCTCTGGCTGGAAGGCCTGGTTGCGATTGGTCTCTTCAATGCTTATGTCCTCGTCGATCACCTTCTTCAGGGCGGTCGCTCCTGGCTTCCATTACAACTTCGCCTGTGCATCGTCACCCCTCTGGCCCTCCTGATTAATCTCACCATGCGCTGGAGTCCAAACAAGATCTATCGCGAAACGAGCATCGCCGGGGCGAGCTGTCTCATAGGAGTCGTGCACCTTTACCTCGAGAGCAATAAAAATGCGGCCTCCTCCGCGTACGCTCAGGTAGGCCTCATCGTTGCGGTCATCTTTGTCAATGTCGTGATGCGACTTCAGTTCTTTTACGCTCTCAGCGCATCGGTCGTTATGCTGGCAAGCGATCTTATCTTCATTAAACACGATCACTTCCTGAACTCTTCGGAAAAGCTGCTCGGAATTACCTTGGCGGTCTGCGCCATCTCCATGACAGTGATTGCGAACTACAGCACCGGCAGAGAAGAGCGGCTCGGCTTTTTGATGCGGCTGCGCAGCGAGATTCAAAGCAAAGAGCTCTCCTTCCTGAACGTTGAGCTGCAGAGAATCTCTAGCATCGATAGTCTGACCGGACTAGCCAACCGACATGCTTATGAGTTGCAGTTTGCCAAACTGTGGAGCGGGGCTGTTAGCTCCGGCACATGCTTATCCGCCATCGTGATCGATATCGATCATTTCAAGCTCACAAACGACACACGCGGGCATCTGTACGGCGACCGCGTCCTGGTGCGAGTAGCTTCTCTACTGCTGCAAGGCCTGCGGTGCAAGGACGACTTCGCAGCCAGATTCGGGGGTGAAGAGTTCGTCGTTCTGCTTCCCGGCACAACCGAGGAAGGAGCGGCGATCGTTGCTGAGCGCATCCGCAAACTCGTCGAGGTAGCTGGTTCTCCAGCGCTGCCTGAGCCGGGCAGTCATCCCAGGCTTTCAACGGTAAGCTGCGGCGGAGCATCCTGCTACCCGAGTGCCGCGAGCTGCAAGGAAGACCTGCTTGAGGCGGCCGATAAGGCGCTCTACCAGGCAAAGGCGCTGGGTCGCAACCGGGTATGCTGGGGCGAATTAGCGATCAGGCAAAACCAGCCGTCTTCCTCCTCCAGGCGACATAGGATTTCGGTGATGAGTGACCCGCTGCCACTGACGAGGATCGACTAG
- the panC gene encoding pantoate--beta-alanine ligase, which yields MKIIKSVAEMQGICRDLRTQGVSIGFVPTMGALHRGHLSLVQRARSECQTVVASIFVNPLQFAPGEDFAQYPRTFEADCRQLEAEGVAILFAPEAQEMYPSGAVTTITVSGIGDRLDGASRPGHFTGVTTVVAKLFHIVAPHRAYFGQKDAAQIAVLSQMVQDLNFDLELVSCPIVRDADGLALSSRNRYLSVSEREQALVLHRALTAIEQSIIQGERRSALLLQIGRTTLETATCIKVDYLAIVDARSLLPESSAKSGVLIAVAAYVGRTRLIDNLLVS from the coding sequence ATGAAGATCATAAAGAGTGTTGCGGAGATGCAAGGCATCTGCCGCGATCTCCGGACGCAGGGCGTCTCAATAGGCTTTGTGCCGACGATGGGTGCGCTCCATAGGGGTCATCTCTCCCTGGTCCAGCGAGCCCGCTCTGAATGCCAGACTGTCGTGGCGTCGATCTTCGTCAATCCCCTGCAGTTCGCGCCAGGAGAAGACTTCGCCCAGTATCCACGAACCTTCGAGGCAGACTGCAGGCAGCTTGAGGCGGAAGGTGTGGCCATCCTCTTTGCCCCCGAAGCTCAAGAGATGTACCCTAGCGGCGCCGTAACCACCATCACCGTATCCGGCATCGGCGACCGGTTGGACGGAGCCTCCCGCCCAGGACACTTCACCGGGGTAACCACCGTTGTTGCCAAGCTGTTTCACATCGTCGCGCCGCATCGCGCCTACTTCGGTCAAAAAGATGCCGCGCAGATCGCCGTCTTGAGCCAGATGGTTCAGGATCTCAACTTTGACCTCGAGCTGGTCAGTTGCCCTATCGTGCGAGACGCCGACGGCCTGGCTCTGAGCAGTAGAAATAGATACCTTAGCGTTTCGGAGCGTGAACAGGCATTAGTCCTGCATCGTGCGCTGACTGCAATCGAACAAAGCATCATCCAGGGCGAACGCCGCAGTGCATTGCTCCTGCAAATTGGAAGAACCACTTTGGAGACCGCAACGTGCATAAAAGTGGACTACCTCGCAATCGTCGACGCCCGATCGCTTCTCCCTGAGTCATCGGCTAAGAGCGGTGTGCTCATCGCAGTAGCGGCTTATGTGGGCCGCACGCGTCTGATCGACAATCTTCTCGTCTCTTAA
- the panB gene encoding 3-methyl-2-oxobutanoate hydroxymethyltransferase, with product MSLTTFSTERADAQAGRQADSLAKVTVPSLLEKKLLRRPISAITAYDYASARLIDEAGLDVLLVGDSLAMVMQGHENTLAVTMDEMLLYTRGVRRAVKRALLVADMPFGSYHTGDREALANAIRFVKESGAEAVKLEGGRDRVDLIRRITAAEIPVMGHIGLTPQSVHRMGGYKVQGKTMQAIDELRTDALALEEAGCFAVVLEGVPRELAHIITEELRIPTIGIGAGPDCDGQILVLHDMMTMTFSPPAKFVRRYADVAGVMRKALEEYRHDVDARTFPADAESYHFSREVRELMNESAESTEPADPIEAVG from the coding sequence ATGAGTCTGACCACGTTCTCAACGGAACGAGCCGATGCCCAAGCTGGGCGACAGGCCGATTCCCTCGCCAAAGTCACCGTCCCCTCCCTCCTCGAAAAGAAACTTCTACGCCGGCCCATCAGCGCCATCACCGCCTACGACTACGCCAGCGCCCGGCTCATCGACGAGGCTGGCCTCGACGTTCTCCTCGTAGGCGACTCGCTCGCCATGGTCATGCAGGGCCACGAGAACACCCTCGCCGTCACCATGGACGAGATGCTCCTCTACACCCGCGGCGTCCGACGTGCCGTAAAACGCGCCCTGCTCGTGGCCGACATGCCCTTCGGCAGCTATCACACCGGCGACCGCGAAGCCCTCGCCAACGCAATCCGCTTCGTCAAAGAGTCAGGAGCCGAAGCCGTCAAGCTCGAAGGTGGCCGCGACCGCGTCGACCTCATCCGCAGAATCACCGCCGCCGAGATCCCCGTCATGGGACACATCGGACTCACCCCCCAGAGCGTCCACCGCATGGGAGGCTACAAAGTCCAGGGCAAGACGATGCAGGCGATCGACGAGTTGCGCACCGACGCGCTGGCTCTCGAGGAGGCTGGCTGCTTCGCAGTCGTCCTCGAAGGGGTTCCCCGCGAACTCGCCCACATCATCACCGAAGAGCTCCGCATCCCCACCATCGGAATCGGTGCCGGCCCCGACTGCGACGGACAGATCCTCGTCCTCCACGACATGATGACCATGACCTTCTCGCCTCCGGCAAAGTTTGTCCGGCGATACGCCGACGTAGCGGGAGTCATGCGCAAGGCGTTGGAAGAGTACCGGCACGACGTAGACGCCCGAACCTTCCCCGCGGACGCCGAAAGCTACCACTTCTCCCGCGAGGTTCGCGAATTGATGAATGAATCGGCCGAATCAACCGAGCCGGCCGACCCGATCGAAGCAGTTGGGTAG
- the obgE gene encoding GTPase ObgE yields the protein MFIDEAKIRIKAGDGGNGCMAFRREKFVPKGGPSGGDGGHGGDVLMSSSLSHNTLVHFRFNPEHKAQRGGHGLGSNCSGYSGESTTLKVPVGTLLYDDATGELIHDFARPNETIVIAKGGRGGRGNQHFATSTHQAPREHELGRAGEERAYRLELRLLADAGLVGYPNVGKSTLISRLSAAKPKIANYAFTTLEPNLGVVQVGDFPHTESFTVADLPGLIEGAHLGAGLGIQFLKHIERTSVIVHLVDVSDSGAAEGSAAAVGSARPDPVADYKVITEELKSFDPALAAKPTILVAAKADVANPEKLKKLTAMAKRRKLPFFTISAVTGEGIEPLKYAIAEMVAAHRPIALEPEIVEPVKLKPNYPPPPGSARGRA from the coding sequence ATGTTTATTGATGAAGCAAAAATTCGCATCAAGGCCGGCGACGGCGGCAACGGCTGCATGGCCTTCCGCCGCGAAAAGTTCGTTCCCAAAGGCGGCCCCTCGGGCGGCGACGGCGGCCATGGGGGAGACGTCCTCATGTCCTCCTCCCTCAGCCACAACACCCTGGTCCACTTCCGTTTCAACCCCGAGCACAAGGCTCAGCGCGGAGGCCACGGCCTCGGCTCAAACTGCTCCGGATACTCCGGCGAAAGCACCACCCTCAAAGTTCCCGTAGGCACCCTCCTCTACGACGACGCCACCGGCGAGCTTATCCACGACTTCGCCCGACCCAACGAGACCATCGTCATCGCCAAGGGCGGTCGCGGCGGTCGCGGCAATCAGCACTTTGCGACGTCCACCCATCAAGCACCCCGAGAACACGAGCTCGGCCGCGCCGGCGAAGAGCGCGCCTATCGCCTCGAGCTCCGTCTCCTCGCCGATGCCGGCCTCGTCGGCTATCCCAACGTCGGCAAGTCCACCCTCATCTCCCGCCTCTCCGCCGCCAAACCCAAGATCGCCAACTACGCCTTCACCACCCTCGAGCCCAACCTAGGCGTCGTCCAGGTCGGCGACTTCCCCCACACCGAGTCCTTCACCGTCGCCGATCTCCCCGGCCTCATCGAAGGCGCACACCTCGGCGCTGGCCTCGGCATCCAGTTCCTCAAACACATCGAACGCACCAGCGTCATCGTCCACCTCGTCGACGTCTCCGACTCCGGCGCCGCGGAAGGCAGCGCCGCGGCAGTAGGATCAGCCCGTCCCGACCCCGTCGCCGACTACAAAGTCATCACCGAAGAGCTCAAAAGCTTCGACCCCGCGCTTGCCGCCAAGCCCACCATCCTCGTAGCCGCCAAAGCCGATGTAGCCAATCCCGAAAAGCTCAAAAAGCTCACCGCAATGGCCAAGCGCCGCAAGCTCCCCTTTTTCACCATCTCAGCCGTTACCGGCGAGGGCATCGAGCCGCTAAAATACGCCATCGCCGAGATGGTCGCCGCCCACCGCCCCATCGCCCTCGAACCCGAGATCGTAGAGCCCGTAAAGCTAAAACCCAACTACCCCCCACCCCCAGGCTCCGCCCGCGGCCGCGCCTAG
- a CDS encoding TonB-dependent receptor, with amino-acid sequence MTRYLGKSVFLALACLMVRPMGAQSTTQGAIVGTVFDNTGAVVPGAAIEIRNNGTNATLTLTSDSAGLYRAPQLPPGSYTVTVKATGFDVQRESNVTVEVSLATQLDEHLKTGSESQTVEVTATAPVLNFEDATYGGHLSNTEIESIPINNRRWSTLALLTPGATVDANGYGLIQFRAISPLLNNVEIDGADDNQGFYAEERGRTREGYSTSQAAVREFTVNSGVYSAEYGRAVGGVINSVTKSGTNALHGELYFYNRDSSRSAYGFQTNNTTFDATTGKYVTAPFKPTDKRNQYGFGAGGALIKDKLFWFYSFDVFHRNFPGVSKANNPSAFFTTPDAALPAGQTCSATTGTIAGSGSSTIDQQTCLLAARLKVSYAQGAADYNQQLQNALTDLGSVPRYGNQDINTPKLDYQINGKNHVSVLYHRLRWNSPGGVQTQATNAYAVDAFGTDFVKLDYGLVELESLWGRFSNELRYQYGRELNDEGRQTPSAYTNQFLTPNNSGGVPVAIALYTAVSGFTAGTPYYSFRTAYPDERKWQVGDTAATIFGRHSIKFGIDLLHNYDIQNNLYEGNGQYNYTSNIVNYFSDLIAQHGTCNAALSGVGTLPCYNSFYQGFGPAVFDLSTLDYGFFFQDDWKVTPRLTVNLGVRYDYEHLPGPFTGVQNAAMFPQSAITPSDKNNIGPRVGFAYDPYGQGKTVIRGGVGMYYGRLWNALLLNARYQTGAANTQLSATFNNSTSVNGVSIAPTFPNVATTAPAASAGALSVQYLDKNLQNPMTYQFDMALQQDLGRGMVFSVSYIGALGRELPNYLNLNLDPTKTYTFNYVVAPAANTTNCGPVACGTVIPEKVYSTRTQSVSCAAGASCTGSYKANTLNPAFNGVTDVISNINSSYNGVTAEVQKRANHFLTFDVNYTWSHALDFAQNAVTQASTNGWFDPYGNARANYGNSSFNIPHRVVAWGLLNFPGVNEGSPLKWIANGWSLKPLVQSQSGLPYSLTVGGTTPNQCYYTAGCLQSAGSGLSGTGVSYVPQIGRNTFKYPVTVQSDLRAEKDFTFAEKYNLQLIGEAFNLPNHLNVTGETTQGYSSTVTQGSPTTGPSAKLVFQPGFQSITSANSNYAYSPRQIQLALRLLF; translated from the coding sequence ATGACACGATATTTAGGGAAGAGCGTTTTTTTGGCGTTGGCGTGCTTGATGGTGCGGCCGATGGGGGCGCAATCGACGACGCAGGGTGCGATTGTGGGGACGGTGTTCGACAATACCGGCGCGGTGGTGCCGGGGGCGGCGATCGAGATTCGCAATAACGGCACGAACGCGACGCTGACGTTGACGTCGGATTCGGCGGGACTGTATCGCGCGCCGCAACTGCCGCCGGGAAGTTATACGGTTACGGTCAAGGCGACGGGATTCGATGTGCAGCGCGAGAGCAATGTGACCGTGGAGGTGAGCCTTGCGACGCAGTTGGATGAACATCTAAAGACGGGTTCAGAGAGCCAGACGGTGGAGGTGACGGCGACTGCACCGGTGCTGAACTTTGAAGATGCGACCTATGGTGGCCATCTTTCGAATACGGAGATCGAGAGTATTCCGATCAACAATCGCCGCTGGTCGACGCTGGCGCTGCTGACGCCGGGCGCGACGGTGGACGCGAATGGATATGGATTGATCCAGTTTCGCGCGATCAGCCCGCTACTGAATAACGTGGAGATTGACGGCGCGGATGACAACCAGGGCTTCTATGCCGAGGAGCGCGGGCGCACGCGGGAGGGCTACTCGACCTCGCAGGCCGCGGTGCGCGAGTTTACGGTGAACAGCGGAGTGTATTCGGCGGAGTATGGACGCGCGGTTGGCGGCGTGATCAATTCTGTAACCAAGAGCGGCACAAACGCTCTTCATGGTGAGTTGTACTTCTACAATCGGGACAGCTCGCGCTCGGCTTACGGGTTCCAGACTAATAACACGACCTTCGACGCAACGACGGGCAAGTATGTGACGGCGCCCTTCAAGCCGACGGATAAGCGCAATCAGTACGGTTTCGGTGCTGGCGGAGCGTTGATCAAGGATAAGCTGTTCTGGTTTTATTCCTTTGATGTCTTCCACCGGAACTTCCCTGGCGTCTCGAAGGCAAACAATCCGAGTGCGTTCTTTACGACTCCGGATGCGGCGCTTCCGGCGGGGCAGACCTGCAGCGCAACGACCGGCACGATTGCGGGAAGTGGATCGAGCACGATCGATCAGCAGACCTGCCTGCTGGCAGCGCGATTAAAGGTGAGCTATGCGCAGGGAGCGGCGGACTACAACCAGCAGCTGCAGAATGCGTTGACGGATCTTGGTTCGGTTCCGCGTTACGGCAACCAGGACATCAATACGCCGAAGCTGGACTACCAGATCAACGGCAAGAACCATGTGAGTGTGCTGTATCACCGGCTGCGCTGGAATTCGCCGGGCGGGGTGCAGACCCAGGCGACGAATGCGTATGCGGTGGACGCGTTTGGTACGGACTTTGTGAAGCTGGATTATGGCCTGGTGGAGTTGGAGAGCCTGTGGGGTCGATTTAGTAACGAATTGCGTTACCAATATGGTCGCGAGCTGAATGACGAAGGGCGACAGACTCCGAGCGCTTATACGAATCAGTTTCTGACGCCGAATAACTCGGGCGGCGTTCCGGTTGCCATTGCTCTCTACACCGCGGTGTCGGGCTTTACTGCGGGGACGCCGTACTACAGTTTCCGGACGGCGTATCCGGACGAGCGGAAGTGGCAGGTGGGTGATACTGCGGCGACGATCTTTGGGCGGCACAGCATCAAGTTTGGGATCGACTTGCTGCACAACTATGACATTCAGAACAATCTTTATGAGGGCAACGGCCAGTACAACTACACGAGCAACATCGTTAATTACTTCAGCGATTTGATTGCACAGCATGGGACGTGCAACGCGGCGCTGAGCGGTGTGGGGACGCTGCCCTGCTACAACAGCTTTTATCAGGGCTTTGGGCCGGCGGTGTTCGATCTGAGCACGCTGGACTATGGCTTTTTCTTTCAGGATGACTGGAAGGTGACTCCGCGGCTGACGGTGAACCTGGGGGTGCGGTATGACTATGAGCATCTGCCTGGGCCGTTTACCGGAGTTCAGAATGCGGCTATGTTTCCGCAGTCGGCGATCACGCCGAGCGACAAGAACAACATCGGGCCGCGGGTGGGATTTGCCTACGATCCTTATGGTCAGGGCAAGACAGTGATTCGCGGCGGCGTGGGGATGTACTACGGACGCCTGTGGAATGCGCTGTTGCTGAATGCCCGCTACCAGACGGGCGCAGCGAATACGCAGTTGTCGGCAACGTTCAACAACAGCACGTCGGTGAATGGGGTGTCGATTGCGCCTACGTTCCCGAATGTTGCGACGACTGCTCCGGCAGCGTCGGCGGGCGCTCTGAGCGTGCAGTATCTGGATAAGAATCTGCAGAACCCGATGACGTATCAGTTCGATATGGCGCTGCAGCAGGATCTGGGCAGAGGGATGGTGTTTTCGGTGAGCTATATCGGCGCGCTTGGCCGGGAGCTGCCGAATTATCTGAACCTGAACCTGGATCCGACGAAGACGTATACCTTCAACTACGTGGTGGCTCCTGCGGCGAATACGACCAACTGCGGGCCGGTGGCTTGCGGTACGGTGATACCGGAGAAGGTCTACTCGACGCGGACGCAGTCTGTCTCGTGCGCGGCGGGTGCAAGCTGCACGGGAAGCTATAAGGCCAACACGCTAAACCCTGCGTTCAATGGGGTGACGGATGTGATCAGCAACATCAACTCCAGCTACAACGGGGTGACGGCGGAGGTTCAGAAGAGGGCGAATCATTTTCTGACCTTCGATGTGAACTACACGTGGTCGCATGCGCTGGACTTTGCGCAGAACGCGGTGACGCAGGCGAGCACGAATGGATGGTTTGATCCTTATGGCAATGCGCGGGCAAACTACGGGAACTCAAGCTTCAACATTCCGCATCGCGTCGTGGCGTGGGGGTTGTTGAACTTTCCTGGGGTGAACGAGGGTAGTCCGTTGAAGTGGATTGCCAATGGCTGGTCGTTGAAGCCGCTGGTGCAGTCGCAGTCGGGGCTTCCTTACAGCTTGACGGTTGGGGGTACCACGCCGAATCAGTGCTACTACACGGCAGGCTGTTTGCAGTCGGCGGGGTCGGGGCTCTCGGGGACGGGTGTCAGTTACGTGCCGCAGATCGGACGCAACACTTTCAAATATCCGGTCACGGTGCAGTCCGATCTGCGCGCGGAGAAGGACTTCACGTTTGCGGAGAAGTACAACCTGCAGCTGATCGGTGAGGCGTTCAACCTGCCGAATCATCTGAACGTGACGGGGGAGACGACGCAGGGCTACTCTAGCACGGTGACGCAGGGGTCCCCGACGACGGGGCCGAGCGCGAAACTGGTCTTCCAGCCTGGGTTCCAGTCGATCACCTCGGCTAACTCGAACTACGCGTACAGCCCGCGGCAGATTCAATTGGCTTTGCGGCTGTTGTTCTAG